From Planctomycetota bacterium, a single genomic window includes:
- a CDS encoding methyltransferase domain-containing protein: MRETHVEAFAPVCPLCRARDGSLHRLAVGSVARRDGTDIAEGSLVCAHAPCACEYPILDGAPIIVPDVRRFVSDNFAALTARDDLSDLAESMLADCAGPGTAYTLSRRYLSIYARDHYADLDPDEAPDEPAPPGAALRTLRAGLGLLGPAPLPPTPSLDVGCATGRATFELASSRPGLVLGVDVNVALLRLARRVLSRGEVSYPRRDVGIVHQRRTFRADFPGADRVDFWVCDAAALPLADASCGLVTALNVVDATPSPLGVLRELARVGAPGAGLVLSTPYDWEGVVTPVEAWIGGHSQRAVHAGRSEPLLRQLLTPGAHPASIQGVRIVGEIDRFPWRLRIHDRSVAAYDAHVIAARLGEPR; the protein is encoded by the coding sequence GTGCGAGAGACGCACGTCGAGGCCTTCGCGCCCGTCTGCCCGCTCTGCCGCGCGCGTGACGGCTCGCTCCATCGTCTGGCGGTCGGCTCGGTCGCGCGACGCGACGGGACCGACATCGCCGAGGGGTCGCTCGTCTGCGCGCACGCGCCGTGCGCCTGCGAGTACCCGATCCTCGACGGCGCGCCCATCATCGTGCCCGACGTGCGGCGTTTCGTGAGCGACAACTTCGCCGCCCTGACCGCGCGCGACGACCTCTCCGATCTCGCCGAGTCCATGCTCGCCGACTGCGCCGGGCCGGGCACCGCGTACACGCTCTCGCGCCGGTATCTCTCCATCTACGCGCGCGACCACTACGCCGACCTCGACCCCGACGAAGCCCCCGACGAGCCCGCCCCGCCCGGGGCCGCCCTGCGCACGCTCCGCGCGGGGCTGGGCCTGCTGGGCCCTGCGCCTCTGCCGCCAACGCCGAGCCTTGACGTCGGCTGCGCCACGGGGCGCGCCACGTTCGAGCTCGCGTCGTCGCGTCCCGGTCTGGTGCTCGGAGTAGACGTCAACGTGGCACTGCTGCGCCTCGCCCGGCGCGTGCTGTCGCGGGGCGAGGTGTCGTACCCGCGCCGGGACGTGGGCATCGTGCACCAGCGCCGCACCTTCCGCGCCGATTTTCCGGGCGCCGATCGCGTGGACTTCTGGGTCTGCGACGCCGCCGCATTGCCCTTGGCCGACGCGTCGTGCGGGCTGGTGACCGCGCTGAATGTCGTTGACGCGACGCCCTCGCCGCTCGGCGTGCTGCGCGAACTGGCCCGCGTGGGCGCGCCCGGCGCGGGGCTCGTGCTCTCGACGCCGTACGACTGGGAGGGCGTCGTCACGCCCGTCGAGGCGTGGATCGGCGGGCACTCGCAGCGGGCCGTCCACGCCGGGCGGAGCGAACCACTGCTGCGCCAACTGCTCACGCCCGGCGCGCACCCCGCGTCGATCCAGGGCGTGCGCATCGTGGGTGAGATCGACCGGTTCCCGTGGCGCCTGCGCATCCACGACCGCTCGGTCGCGGCGTACGACGCGCACGTCATCGCGGCGCGCCTGGGCGAACCGCGCTGA
- a CDS encoding PAAR domain-containing protein — translation MPAAARVGDMMKQDAPHCHAPIHPPAPVPTPVAHPALPLAIIPPGAATVMIANQPAARATDMSAPCMLPSCVPAGPGMIAKGSATVMIMKLPAARSGDMTSHTSCVAPIPSPTGTIQPPCATTVSIGG, via the coding sequence ATGCCCGCAGCAGCCCGCGTCGGCGACATGATGAAGCAGGATGCCCCGCACTGCCACGCGCCCATCCACCCGCCCGCCCCCGTGCCCACGCCGGTGGCGCACCCGGCGTTGCCGCTGGCGATCATCCCGCCGGGGGCCGCGACCGTCATGATCGCGAACCAGCCCGCCGCCCGCGCCACCGACATGTCCGCGCCGTGCATGCTGCCTTCCTGCGTGCCCGCCGGCCCGGGCATGATCGCCAAGGGCTCCGCGACGGTCATGATCATGAAACTGCCCGCGGCGCGCTCGGGCGACATGACCTCGCACACCTCGTGCGTCGCGCCCATCCCGTCGCCCACGGGCACCATCCAGCCGCCCTGCGCGACCACCGTCAGCATCGGGGGCTAG
- a CDS encoding penicillin-binding protein 2 — MTGTPPTGGRARAVTGVVLAGISLAFVVLLARVAQLQLSPDARLVAEMTPRESVRREPALRGDLLDRNGRVLASTRLGTRVVVDPVNLNPETLDADIVRLADAMELPPDEVGTRIVTAIDKNRERTGLPGERGKVRYLPIGSVLNESQAAAVRDLKLRGVMLERRQVRTYAGGPESAAIVGKVGFEETGLMGAERLLENDLAGDAGSIRFVRDASGRPLWMNPGSVDPPTSGADVRLSIDIELQRIAHEELARRVEEMDAAGGRLVMADPTTGEILAMVDIVREMPGLRPFPWIDVTPQAPPARGQRRVRPPPDPPLPEARYVTIPDDPGRRVHPSLARNRCIEDIYEPGSTFKPFVWATVTELGRARLDEVFDTHDGSWVVPGIGRPVFDVTKRPEMTWRDVLVLSSNIGMIQGAARLTPEELHDCVKRFGFGSPTGIGLPGRAFPGEATGLVTPLSRWTKYTHSSVPWGHEVGVTPVQMVRAFSAFARSGEKAGTLPRLRLSAPSTGEPEGVTYRVLPADLALMTRDIMRDVVTNMERGMTVRQEEIPKGGWRYSMFGKSGTADIPIGKAPAGKRPPRTAKGFYPGQLNSSFIAGAPAENPRIVVIVVIDDPGPKPDRRQMYGSAAAGPAVRRVVDRALTYLGVPASPTGEPVAQAAGASGAAGAR; from the coding sequence GTGACGGGCACGCCGCCGACCGGAGGCCGGGCTCGCGCGGTGACGGGCGTGGTGCTCGCGGGCATCTCGCTGGCGTTCGTCGTGCTGCTGGCGCGGGTGGCGCAGTTGCAACTGTCGCCCGATGCGCGGCTGGTGGCGGAGATGACGCCCCGCGAGAGCGTGCGCCGTGAGCCGGCGCTGCGGGGCGACCTGCTGGACCGCAACGGTCGGGTGCTGGCCTCGACGCGCCTGGGCACGCGGGTCGTGGTCGACCCGGTGAACCTGAACCCCGAAACGCTCGACGCGGACATCGTGCGGCTGGCCGACGCGATGGAACTGCCCCCGGACGAGGTCGGCACGCGGATCGTCACGGCGATCGACAAGAACCGCGAGCGGACGGGGCTTCCCGGCGAGCGGGGCAAGGTGCGGTACCTGCCCATCGGAAGCGTGCTGAACGAGTCGCAGGCGGCGGCGGTGCGGGATCTCAAGCTGCGGGGCGTGATGCTGGAACGCCGCCAGGTGCGGACGTACGCGGGCGGGCCGGAATCCGCGGCGATCGTGGGGAAGGTGGGGTTCGAAGAGACGGGGCTGATGGGCGCGGAGCGCCTGCTGGAGAACGACCTTGCGGGCGACGCGGGGTCGATCCGGTTCGTGCGCGACGCCTCGGGGCGCCCGCTGTGGATGAACCCGGGATCGGTCGATCCGCCGACGTCGGGCGCGGACGTGCGGCTGTCGATCGACATCGAGTTGCAGCGGATCGCGCACGAGGAACTCGCGCGCCGGGTGGAGGAGATGGACGCGGCCGGCGGACGCCTCGTGATGGCGGACCCGACGACGGGCGAGATCCTGGCGATGGTGGACATCGTGCGGGAGATGCCTGGGCTGCGTCCGTTCCCGTGGATCGACGTGACGCCCCAGGCGCCGCCCGCGCGGGGGCAGCGCCGGGTGCGCCCGCCGCCGGACCCGCCGCTGCCCGAGGCGCGGTACGTGACGATTCCCGACGATCCGGGACGCCGGGTGCATCCGTCGCTGGCGCGGAACCGGTGCATCGAGGACATCTACGAGCCGGGCTCGACGTTCAAGCCGTTCGTCTGGGCGACGGTGACGGAGCTCGGACGGGCGCGGCTCGACGAAGTCTTCGACACGCACGACGGGAGCTGGGTGGTGCCGGGGATCGGTCGCCCGGTGTTCGACGTGACGAAGCGTCCGGAGATGACGTGGCGCGACGTGCTGGTGCTGTCGTCGAACATCGGGATGATCCAGGGCGCGGCGCGCCTGACACCCGAGGAGCTGCACGACTGCGTGAAGCGGTTCGGGTTCGGCTCGCCGACGGGGATCGGGCTGCCCGGGCGTGCCTTCCCGGGCGAGGCGACGGGGCTGGTGACGCCGCTGAGCCGCTGGACGAAGTACACGCACTCGTCGGTGCCGTGGGGGCACGAGGTGGGCGTGACGCCGGTGCAGATGGTGCGGGCGTTCAGCGCGTTCGCGCGGAGCGGCGAGAAGGCCGGGACTTTGCCCCGTTTGCGGCTGAGCGCGCCATCGACGGGCGAGCCCGAGGGCGTGACGTACCGGGTGCTGCCGGCGGACCTGGCGCTCATGACGCGCGACATCATGCGCGACGTCGTGACGAACATGGAACGCGGGATGACGGTGCGCCAGGAAGAGATCCCCAAGGGGGGCTGGCGGTACTCGATGTTCGGGAAGTCCGGGACGGCGGATATCCCGATCGGCAAGGCCCCCGCCGGCAAGCGCCCGCCCCGCACGGCGAAGGGGTTCTACCCCGGGCAGCTCAACTCGAGTTTTATCGCGGGTGCACCGGCGGAAAACCCGCGCATCGTGGTGATCGTGGTGATCGACGATCCGGGCCCGAAGCCGGACCGGCGGCAGATGTACGGCTCGGCGGCGGCCGGGCCGGCGGTGCGCCGCGTGGTGGATCGAGCGCTCACGTACCTCGGCGTGCCGGCGTCGCCGACGGGCGAGCCGGTGGCGCAGGCCGCGGGCGCTTCGGGGGCCGCGGGCGCCCGGTGA
- the rsmH gene encoding 16S rRNA (cytosine(1402)-N(4))-methyltransferase RsmH, translated as MTTPEAPGHVPVLAREVVDLLDPRAGETYVDCTAGLGGHAALIAPRLSPGGRVFLTDVDPANLNAAAARVRAAAPGVEVGTLQVNFAVLPHELAARGVRADLVLADLGFASTQVDDPARGLSFMREGPLDMRLDPTLPVSAAELVNSLAESELVRILEEFGEERQARRVARAMVAARAKSPLRTTTELAEVVRRVVPRSGPTDPATRTFQALRIAVNDELGNLEALLAAVERDGRSGSAGWLSGEARVGVISFHSLEDRAVKEAFGRCTDGGWDEVSHGVVMAGEGEREANPRARSAKLRVVRRAGAPK; from the coding sequence ATGACCACGCCTGAGGCGCCGGGCCATGTGCCGGTGCTGGCACGCGAGGTGGTCGACCTGCTCGACCCGCGCGCGGGCGAGACGTACGTGGATTGCACGGCCGGCCTGGGCGGGCACGCGGCGTTGATCGCCCCGCGCCTGTCGCCCGGCGGACGCGTGTTCCTGACGGACGTGGACCCGGCGAATCTGAACGCGGCGGCGGCACGGGTGCGAGCGGCGGCGCCGGGGGTCGAGGTTGGTACGTTGCAGGTGAACTTCGCGGTGCTGCCGCACGAGTTGGCGGCGCGGGGCGTGCGGGCCGACCTCGTGCTCGCGGACCTGGGGTTCGCGTCGACGCAGGTGGATGACCCGGCGCGCGGGCTGTCGTTCATGCGGGAGGGGCCGCTGGACATGCGGCTGGACCCGACGCTGCCGGTGAGCGCGGCGGAGTTGGTGAACTCGCTGGCGGAGAGCGAGTTGGTGCGGATTCTGGAGGAGTTCGGGGAAGAGCGGCAGGCGCGTCGGGTGGCGCGGGCGATGGTCGCGGCACGCGCGAAGAGCCCGTTGCGGACGACGACCGAACTGGCGGAGGTGGTGCGCCGGGTGGTGCCGCGATCGGGGCCGACGGACCCGGCGACGCGGACGTTCCAGGCGCTGCGGATCGCGGTGAACGACGAGTTGGGGAACCTGGAGGCGCTGCTGGCGGCGGTCGAACGGGACGGGCGATCGGGATCGGCGGGGTGGCTTTCGGGGGAGGCGCGGGTGGGCGTGATCTCGTTTCATTCGTTGGAAGACCGGGCGGTGAAGGAGGCGTTCGGGCGCTGCACGGACGGCGGGTGGGACGAGGTCTCGCACGGGGTGGTGATGGCGGGCGAGGGCGAGCGCGAGGCGAACCCGCGGGCGCGGTCGGCGAAGCTGCGGGTGGTGCGCCGGGCGGGCGCGCCGAAGTGA
- a CDS encoding LysM peptidoglycan-binding domain-containing protein, with amino-acid sequence MTRELKLALIVGFSLVLVVTVLISDHLSRARTSTLDTTIAERPALTPEAGGEPDVYESTDAPAPARTLASGEERAEPKPDVPAEPPAVELTMSRTGTRDVASGGNGSDSEFDAIRRMIEEAGGRIENGTIYLPPAVKVQPGAPAGEKPQTPPVAPPPTAVPTTPPPAAAVPTREYVVKSGDTAYRIAKRELGDGEQWRTIVSLNAGRVSADGRVRLGQKLLLPAKAGAAGPKDTPRAGTPTPSKRTYTVRKGDTLGEIASRELKSSRRAKEILELNRDVIRNPDVVPAGTVLKMPG; translated from the coding sequence GTGACCCGTGAACTGAAACTCGCGTTGATCGTCGGATTTTCGCTGGTGCTGGTGGTGACGGTGCTGATCAGCGACCATCTGTCGCGGGCCCGCACGAGCACGCTGGACACGACCATCGCGGAGCGCCCGGCGCTGACGCCCGAGGCCGGCGGCGAGCCCGATGTGTACGAATCCACCGACGCGCCGGCCCCGGCGCGGACGCTGGCCTCGGGCGAGGAGCGGGCGGAGCCGAAGCCCGACGTGCCGGCCGAGCCCCCGGCGGTCGAGCTGACGATGTCGCGCACCGGGACGCGCGACGTGGCGTCGGGGGGCAATGGGTCCGACAGCGAGTTCGACGCGATCCGGCGGATGATCGAAGAAGCGGGCGGACGGATCGAGAACGGGACGATCTACCTCCCCCCGGCGGTGAAGGTGCAGCCTGGCGCCCCGGCGGGCGAGAAGCCCCAGACGCCCCCGGTCGCGCCGCCCCCGACGGCGGTGCCCACGACGCCCCCGCCCGCGGCGGCGGTGCCGACGCGCGAGTACGTGGTGAAGTCGGGAGACACGGCGTACCGCATCGCGAAGCGCGAACTGGGCGACGGCGAGCAGTGGCGGACGATCGTGTCGCTCAACGCGGGGCGGGTCTCGGCCGACGGGCGGGTGCGCCTGGGCCAGAAGCTGCTGCTCCCCGCGAAGGCCGGGGCGGCGGGTCCGAAGGACACGCCGCGGGCCGGGACGCCGACGCCGTCGAAGCGAACGTACACGGTGCGCAAGGGCGACACGCTGGGTGAGATCGCGTCGCGCGAACTGAAGTCGTCGCGCCGGGCGAAGGAGATCCTGGAGTTGAACCGCGACGTGATCCGCAACCCGGACGTGGTGCCGGCGGGCACGGTCTTGAAGATGCCCGGCTGA